A single genomic interval of Nonomuraea rubra harbors:
- a CDS encoding response regulator transcription factor, with amino-acid sequence MRVLVVEDERRMAAALQRGLQAEGFAVDLAHDGEEGLHAARQGDYDVVVLDIMLPRLSGYNVCKQLRAEENWVPILMLSAKDGEYDMADGLDLGADDYLTKPFSYVVLVARLRALMRRDAGRRPSVLTAGDLSLDPARRLVERGQSQVELTPREFALLEYLMRRRDEVVSKSEILEHVWDTFDTDPNVVEVYVGYLRRKIDAPFGRNALQTVRGAGYRLAGDGG; translated from the coding sequence ATGAGAGTACTTGTCGTCGAGGACGAGCGGCGGATGGCGGCCGCGCTGCAGCGCGGGCTGCAGGCGGAGGGGTTCGCCGTGGATCTCGCGCACGACGGCGAGGAGGGGCTGCACGCGGCCAGGCAGGGCGACTACGACGTCGTGGTGCTCGACATCATGCTGCCCAGGCTGTCCGGCTACAACGTCTGCAAGCAGTTGCGGGCCGAGGAGAACTGGGTGCCGATCCTGATGCTCTCGGCCAAGGACGGCGAGTACGACATGGCCGACGGGCTCGACCTGGGGGCCGACGACTACCTGACCAAGCCGTTCTCGTACGTGGTGCTGGTGGCCAGGCTGCGGGCGCTGATGCGGCGCGACGCGGGACGGCGGCCGTCGGTGCTCACGGCGGGCGACCTGTCGCTGGACCCGGCCAGGCGCCTGGTGGAGCGCGGGCAGAGCCAGGTCGAGCTGACGCCCCGGGAGTTCGCGCTGCTGGAGTACCTGATGCGGCGGCGGGACGAGGTGGTCTCGAAGTCGGAGATCCTGGAACACGTGTGGGACACCTTCGACACCGACCCGAACGTGGTCGAGGTGTACGTCGGCTACCTGCGCCGCAAGATCGACGCCCCGTTCGGCAGGAACGCCCTGCAGACCGTGCGCGGCGCGGGCTACCGGCTGGCGGGCGACGGTGGCTGA
- a CDS encoding sensor histidine kinase, giving the protein MADSPLVWWRRQGLRFRLTVAAAAVLALALALSATVLVTVLERALMDTVDDSTRAQAQTVRVAADAGTLTSPITTHDGTIVQVIDARGRITHVTYGADRLVPMLDARARARVLQSGQATLLDGRPYAIPGFLRVVVLSADHGQTVVAARPISEIQNSLVTAGRVLLVGTPALVVLLAVASWLMIGRTLRPIAALRRGAADITHTARSRRLPVPQSQDEVHSLATTLNDMLARLEEAEQRQRALVSDAAHELRSPLASIRLQLEVALGHPDGQHWQETAEGVLEDTMRLSRLAEDLLALARLDERGGVPARREPVDLDEVVRQVVDRYAEARLTVCDPVVVRGDALDLSRVLTNLMDNAVRHTASKVEVALTGDGVLTITDDGPGIPEQDRERVFNRFTRLDSGRSRDEGGAGLGLAIVRETVRAHGGTVVLEDADPGLRAVVRLPVAG; this is encoded by the coding sequence GTGGCTGACTCGCCGCTGGTCTGGTGGCGGCGGCAGGGGCTGCGTTTCCGGCTCACGGTGGCGGCCGCCGCGGTGCTCGCGCTGGCGCTCGCCCTGTCGGCCACGGTGCTGGTGACCGTGCTGGAGCGCGCCCTGATGGACACCGTGGACGACTCCACCAGGGCGCAGGCCCAGACGGTGCGGGTGGCCGCCGACGCGGGCACGCTGACCAGCCCCATCACCACCCACGACGGCACGATCGTGCAGGTCATCGACGCACGGGGGCGGATCACGCACGTCACGTACGGCGCCGACCGGCTGGTGCCGATGCTGGACGCCCGGGCCAGGGCGCGGGTGCTGCAGAGCGGGCAGGCGACGCTGCTGGACGGGCGGCCGTACGCGATCCCGGGATTCCTGCGGGTCGTCGTGCTCAGCGCCGACCACGGGCAGACGGTGGTGGCGGCCCGCCCCATCAGCGAGATCCAGAACAGCCTCGTCACGGCCGGGCGGGTGCTGCTGGTCGGCACGCCGGCGCTGGTCGTGCTGCTGGCGGTGGCGAGCTGGCTGATGATCGGCCGTACGCTGCGGCCCATCGCGGCGCTGCGCAGGGGCGCGGCGGACATCACGCACACCGCCAGGTCGCGCCGGCTGCCGGTGCCGCAGTCGCAGGACGAGGTGCACTCCCTGGCCACCACCCTCAACGACATGCTGGCCCGGCTGGAGGAGGCCGAGCAGCGCCAGCGCGCACTCGTCTCCGACGCCGCGCACGAGCTGCGCAGCCCGCTGGCCAGCATCCGGCTGCAGCTCGAAGTGGCGCTCGGGCATCCCGACGGGCAGCACTGGCAGGAGACGGCCGAGGGCGTGCTGGAGGACACGATGCGGCTGTCCCGGCTGGCCGAGGACCTGCTCGCGCTGGCCAGGCTGGACGAGCGCGGCGGCGTGCCCGCCCGGCGCGAGCCGGTCGACCTGGACGAGGTGGTGCGGCAGGTCGTGGACCGCTACGCCGAGGCCCGGCTGACCGTGTGCGACCCGGTCGTGGTCCGGGGCGACGCGCTCGACCTGAGCCGGGTGCTGACGAACCTGATGGACAACGCGGTCCGCCACACCGCCTCCAAGGTCGAGGTGGCGCTGACGGGCGACGGCGTGCTGACCATCACCGACGACGGGCCCGGGATTCCCGAGCAGGATCGCGAGCGGGTCTTCAACCGCTTCACCCGGCTCGACTCCGGCCGCAGCCGGGACGAGGGTGGTGCGGGGCTGGGCCTGGCCATCGTGCGGGAGACCGTGCGGGCGCACGGGGGGACGGTGGTCCTGGAGGACGCTGACCCGGGCCTGCGCGCGGTCGTCCGCCTCCCTGTGGCCGGCTGA
- a CDS encoding ScyD/ScyE family protein produces the protein MRAARRRPAGRTLPAAAVAASLALAVAAAPATAGSGPGTTAGPRTTMTVIASGLDNPRGLNFGPGGVLYVAEAGRGGPGPCIAGAQNQTFCLGPTGAVTAVSKGRQRRVVTGLPSLGTPDLSEVLGAHDVAAAHGGLLVPIGLGTDPARRAQLGPDGAAVATLVKATGKRWRSIADLGAYEAAHDPDQGQPGTGPDSQPYAVLPDGAGALVVDAGANDLLRVRPGGRISTVAVFDVRTVPGPGGGEVPMHPVPTSVARGPDGALYVGRLTGFPFPVGGAEVWRLSPGEPPRVYASGFTNIVDLAFDRRGRLLVLEIAANGLLSGDPAGALHRVERDGTRTLIAGDGLFTPTGVAAGPDGAYYVSNRGTLAGSGEVLRITG, from the coding sequence ATGCGTGCAGCACGCAGACGACCCGCAGGCCGCACCCTCCCGGCCGCCGCCGTCGCGGCGAGCCTCGCGCTCGCCGTGGCCGCCGCTCCCGCCACGGCCGGATCCGGCCCGGGAACGACCGCCGGCCCGCGGACCACCATGACCGTGATCGCCTCCGGCCTGGACAACCCCAGAGGGCTGAACTTCGGCCCCGGCGGCGTCCTCTACGTGGCCGAGGCGGGCAGGGGCGGCCCGGGGCCGTGCATCGCCGGCGCCCAGAACCAGACGTTCTGCCTGGGCCCCACGGGCGCCGTGACGGCCGTTTCGAAGGGCCGGCAGCGCCGCGTCGTGACCGGCCTGCCGTCCCTGGGCACGCCGGACCTCAGCGAGGTGCTCGGCGCCCACGACGTGGCCGCGGCACACGGCGGGCTGCTCGTCCCGATCGGGCTGGGCACCGACCCGGCCAGGCGCGCGCAGCTCGGCCCGGACGGGGCCGCCGTCGCCACGCTGGTCAAGGCGACGGGCAAGCGCTGGAGGAGCATCGCCGACCTGGGCGCGTACGAGGCCGCCCACGACCCCGACCAGGGCCAGCCGGGAACCGGCCCGGACAGCCAGCCCTACGCGGTGCTCCCCGACGGCGCGGGCGCGCTGGTCGTGGACGCGGGCGCCAACGACCTGCTCCGCGTGCGCCCGGGAGGCCGGATCTCGACGGTCGCCGTGTTCGACGTCCGTACGGTCCCGGGCCCGGGCGGCGGTGAGGTCCCGATGCATCCGGTGCCGACGAGCGTGGCCCGCGGCCCCGACGGCGCCCTGTACGTGGGCCGGCTCACGGGCTTCCCCTTCCCCGTAGGGGGAGCCGAGGTGTGGCGTCTGTCGCCGGGCGAGCCGCCGCGGGTGTACGCCTCCGGGTTCACCAACATCGTGGACCTCGCCTTCGATCGGCGCGGCAGGCTGCTGGTGCTGGAGATCGCCGCCAACGGGCTGCTGTCGGGCGACCCGGCGGGAGCCCTGCACCGCGTCGAGCGCGACGGGACCAGGACGCTCATCGCCGGGGACGGCCTGTTCACGCCCACGGGAGTGGCGGCCGGGCCGGACGGCGCGTACTACGTGTCCAACAGGGGCACGCTGGCGGGGTCCGGGGAGGTGTTGCGGATCACGGGCTGA
- a CDS encoding LysR family transcriptional regulator, which produces MNLQQLRYVVATAEHRTMTDAARSLYIAQPALSRAIRDLERELGMTLFARSGRGVVVTAQGRRVVKLAREALDAVHEIEGLANQSTPTDAELRIASTPSLEPGLAGRLLPAYAAEHPGVRVHIVRCDGRDGVVSAIRDQRADLGLTDLPVPTDLITHPLERQEIVLISPPGLELPNPVPMGRLHGMRLALPARGSMRRRELDAMFGKYAVTPVVVLETDERNGWLNAVRAGQASLLWYRGMAEQAGRAGLVVRSLEPAVRRVIAVVHARRRLPLIAQDFLATAEKGTAA; this is translated from the coding sequence ATGAATCTCCAGCAGCTCCGCTATGTGGTCGCGACTGCGGAGCACCGCACCATGACCGACGCGGCCAGGTCGCTCTACATCGCGCAGCCTGCGCTGTCCCGCGCGATCCGCGATCTCGAGCGCGAGCTCGGCATGACGTTGTTCGCCCGTTCCGGGCGCGGAGTGGTCGTCACCGCGCAGGGACGCCGGGTGGTCAAGCTGGCGAGGGAGGCACTCGACGCGGTTCACGAGATCGAGGGCCTGGCCAACCAGAGCACACCCACCGACGCGGAGCTCCGCATCGCGTCCACCCCCAGCCTCGAGCCCGGTCTCGCGGGGCGGCTGCTGCCCGCCTACGCGGCCGAGCATCCAGGCGTACGCGTGCACATCGTGCGCTGCGACGGCCGCGACGGCGTCGTCAGCGCCATCAGGGACCAGCGGGCCGACCTCGGCCTCACGGACCTGCCCGTGCCCACGGACCTCATCACCCACCCCCTCGAACGCCAGGAGATCGTCCTGATCTCCCCGCCGGGGCTCGAACTGCCCAACCCGGTGCCCATGGGCAGGCTGCACGGCATGCGCCTGGCACTGCCCGCCCGCGGCAGCATGCGGCGCAGGGAGCTCGACGCCATGTTCGGCAAGTACGCGGTCACCCCGGTGGTCGTGCTCGAGACCGACGAACGCAACGGCTGGCTCAACGCCGTCCGCGCGGGGCAGGCGTCGCTGCTGTGGTACCGCGGCATGGCCGAGCAGGCCGGACGCGCGGGCCTGGTGGTGCGCTCCCTCGAACCCGCCGTGCGCCGCGTCATCGCCGTCGTGCACGCCCGGCGCCGGCTGCCGCTCATCGCCCAGGACTTCCTGGCCACCGCGGAGAAGGGAACCGCCGCCTGA